Genomic DNA from Thiosocius teredinicola:
CGCAGTCTATCATCCGCGGCGCGACATCAATAATCAGAGTTGCTATACCGCCATTATGAAAAGCAGACAACAAGGTTTAACGCTCATCGAACTGATGGTCACGCTCGCCGTTGCCATCGTGCTCGTTGCCGTTGGCATGCCACTGTTCACCGGCGTTGCGGCCAATAACCGGGCAACAACGCAATCCAACAGCCTCCTTGCCGCGGTGCGACTGGCGCGTAGTGAGGCGTTGCGTCGATCCACCGATGTGAGTTTGTGTCCGACGGCCAATCCTACCGCGGCATCGCCGACATGCACTGGGAACACCAATGACTGGAATGGCGGTTGGACGGTGTATTACGTAGACAGTGCAACCGCTACGACGGAACACATTCGTATTCAGCAGGCGCTCGATGGGAATCCGACGATTACGAGTGATACATCGCCGGTTATTAGATTCGATTCGACCGGAGCGGCTGCTTTACCCGTTGCCAATTTGCCCTGGAGCGTTTCGCTGTCGTTCGCGGAAACGACGGGCGTGCAGTCGCGGTGTATTTCTGTGAACAACGCCGGACAGATCCGGATGAGACGTTACGATCCAGGTAACGGAGAAACCTGTCCATGAGTGTAAACAAAATGGTTAACAAACAGTCGGGCTTTACGCTGCTCGAAGTGCTGGTTGCGATGATCGTGCTGTCGATCGGACTGCTTGGCCTTTCCGGTCTGCAGACCACGTCAGTGCGCTCTAATCACAGCGCATTTCTGCGTTCTCAGGCAACCACCCTGAGCATGGATATCATGGACCGCATGCGTGCCAACAGAGATGGCGCGATAGCCGGTTCGTACAACATCGCCTACGCGACGACGGCAACCTCTCCAGGCTGCAATCTCAATTGCAGTAACGGCCAGGTAGCTCAGCGCGACTTGTTCCAATGGCGGTCGTTTGTTGAGCGCCTGCCTGGTGGTGAAAGCGAGGTTGACGTCACTGCTACCGGTGTTGCCGAAGTCAAAATCCGGTGGTTCGACGCTCGTGACGGGAACAAGCTTGAAGTGAAAATGAGGAGCTCGGTATGAGCCTGCGTTTCAAACAGAAAGGCTTGACGCTGGTCGAACTCATGATCAGCGTTGCGCTGAGTCTGCTGTTGTTGGCAGGCGTCATGGTGCTGTTCTCGGGCAACAAGACCAGTCATCGCATGCAGGAAGGTATGTCGACTTTGCAGGACAGCGGTCGCTATGCGGTGACTGCGATCAAGCGTGATATCAACGCGGCGGGTTTTGGTGGCTGTATCAGCTCTTCGCAAGATCCCATACTGATCGCCGCAAGTCCGCTGCCGTATGTTCGGGAATACCGCGACGGGCAGTTGGTTGCGGGAGAGAACGACGTGTCCGGCCGCACAATCGAAGGCGAGCCCGTGACGGACGGGACCGACGTATTGCAGATCAGGGGCCCGCTCGGTTCGGCAGTTTTTTACGTCAAGCAGCGTGTCAGCGCGATACCGCCGATCGTCGTGCAGGGTGATGCCTCGGCGTTCGCGACGGGTGACTACTTGGTGGTCAGCGATTGCGTTCATACCGAGATATTCAAGGCCAGTTCTGTTTCTGTCACCACCGGCCCGCCAGCATCGACCACGATTGCGCATGCCAGTTCGCACAACGACCGTGGCGGTATCTTTCAGACCAAGATGGGTTCGGATTCGGTCGTCATGCGGCTTTCGACGCATACCTATTTCATTGCTCCCTCGAGTTGGACGAATGCCAGCGGTGCTACCGTACTGTCGCTGTATCGTGCCACCGGTGACGGTTCGCCCGACGAACTGTTGCAGGGTGTTGAGGATATGCAGGTTACCTATGGTATCGATTCGAATGGTGACGGTGGTGTCGACTCGTTCCGCGATGCGGCTAGCGTAACCGACTGGACGCAGGTCGCAAGTGTCAACGTATCGCTATTGGTCAACAGTGTCGACAACGCCAGCGATACGCTTGCAAGTTACCGTTACTCGCCCGTTGGCTCGGCCGCGATCACGCCGAGCAATACGGCCGATCGATTGATGCGACAGGAATTCACTGCGGTCTTGACGGCGCGCAACAATCTAATGTGAGAGATGAAATGAAGGGATCGATCACGTCAATTACAAAAACCATGGCAAAGCAGCGCGGCGCTGTCCTTATCGTTGCACTGGTGTTGCTGCTGGTGTTGACCATTCTGGGAACGGCCGGGATTCAGAACACGCTCATTACCGAACGTATGTCCGGCAACTACCGTGATGTGGCCATAGCGTTCGAATCGGCCGAGGCGGGATTGCGTTCGGGCGAGGTCCGGATCGCAGATGCCAGCGCCTTTGGCGCGTTGGCCTTCGATGGGTCGGATGGTAGTTGGGACATCACCGACGATCAGCAGGGTGTTAATCCGCTTGAAGCGTCGACAACTTTCCCCATCAATACAGATTCGTCCGAGATTCCCGAGAACAGCGGCGGTGCATCCTACTACTTGGAGCGGCTGCCCGCGACAAAGGATCCGGATAGCAGTCTGGTCGTGGGATTTCAGGACCAACCACAGCCGGAACATTACTACCGTGTGACCAGCAGGGGTACGGGTTTGACGCCTGCGGCGGATGTGGTTCTGCAGAGTACGTATTTCCGATAAGTGACGGCGTTCGAGCACCGTTGCGTTGATTGATATCGATTGAGGTTTCGAAGATGGACAGATTGAAGCGTGGAATTGTCGCGGCGATGGGCATGGGTTACGCCCTCGTGTCGTCGAATACTGCCTTTGCGGTAGCGCCCAGCAGCTTGTCCCAGGTTCCCTTGTTCCTGGTTACATCAGCCGAGGCGCAGGTCATGCTCAACATGTCCAACGACCACCAGCTGTTCTACAAGGCCTACGATGACTGGTCGGATGTCGACAGCGACGGCGCGATTGACATCACCTACGACCATTCGATCGACTACTACGGCTACTTCGATTCCTACAAGTGCTACTCGTACAGCTCGGGTAGCAGCCGTTTCGAACCGGCGGCCGTTACGAGCGATAAATATTGCGGCTCGGTATCCGGTGACTGGAGTGGTAACTTCCTGAACTGGGCCACGATGAGCCGTATCGACACCGTGCGCAAGATCCTGTTCGGTGGCTTGCGTTCGACCGACAGCGCTGCACTGACCGTGCTCGAGCGCGCCTATCTGCCGGGCGATGCGCACAGCTTTGCAAAGTATTATGCCGGCGGCACCAGTGAGATTCGCAAGCTAACACCGTTCAACGTTTCCGAGATCACGTTGTGCAACACGACATATGCAAGAAACGGCGATTCGGAAGATCGCACTGAGCCGCCGTTGATTCGTGTCGCAGACGGCAACTTCGCGTTGTGGGCGGCCAACGAGCGTCATCAATGTCACTGGGACAATCACAGCGAGTTGCAGTCTGATATCTTCAACTCGCCCAACCCGAATACCAACAACGGCAACGACCCGGCCACCACCGGTCTGAATGCCGATGCCGATAACCCGGATTGGGCGAATGACCGGCTCGGCAGTGGCGACTACGTAGTACGCGTCGAGGCATGCCGTACGGGCCTTATCGGTCAAGAAAAGTGTAAGGTCTACCCGGATGGCAACAGCAAGCCTATCGGTCTGCTGCAGGAGTATGGTGACGACGGCCAGATCCACTTCGGGTTGATGACCGGTAGTTTTCAGCGCAACAAATCCGGCGGTACCCTGCGCAAGAACATCGGTTCGATGACCGACGAGATCAACGTGACCACCAACGGTACGTTCAAGGCGGCGCCGGCGGCAGGCAATATCATCGCGGCACTGAGCTCTTTGCGTGTCAGTGGTTACGATCACGATCCGGGTTATTACAACTCGTCCGACAACTGTTCTTGGGGTTTGAGTTCTTTTCCCAACGGTCGGTGCACGAACTGGGGTAACCCGCAGTCGGAGATATTCCTCGAGAGTCTGCGCTATTTTGCCGGTAGGTCTCCCGACTTCAACGCTAACGACAGCAGCTACATCAACGGGTTGGTGACGGCGAGCTCGTGGAGCGACCCGCTGGGCGCGGCAAACTACTGTGCGCCACTCAATATCATTCAGTTCAACGCCAGCGTCACGTCGTACGACGGAGATGATCTGGGCGGCGTTTCAGATCTGGCGTCGTTGTCGTCGCTCGACACCTGGACCGACAAGGTAGGTACCGGTGAGAGCATCGCCGGTGGCAGTTTCTTCCTGGGTGAAGGCACCTCGGTTTCCGACGGTATCTGTACGGCTAAGAGCCTGAGCAACCTGTCAGATGCACGGGGCATCTGTCCGGAGGCTCCGCGCCTGGAAGGCGGTTTCGATATTGCCGGCCTTGCCCACTATGCGCGCACCACATCGATCCGGACCGATATCTCGGACACCGATGGCAACACTGCAGACATTATGGTTAAGACCTATGGTGTGACCCTGTCGCCTGCCGTACCGAAGATCGAGGTGCCGGTGCCTGGGGCTACCGGTCAGATCGTCACGATTTTGCCGGCCTGCCGCAACGAATCGATTGGCGGCAACTGCGCAATCGTTGATTTCAAGGTTGTGCAACCGCATACCGAGACATCGCCCGGCGTCTACGAAGGCAAGTTCTACGTCAACTGGGAAGACAGTGAGCAGGGTGGTGACTACGACCAGGATATGGCGGGCGTGTTGAGCTATGTCGCCACGTCATCGACCATTGAAGTGACCACGGCGGCGTTCGCCGATTCGACGCCGAACCTGATGGCATTCGGCTACATCATCGGTGGCACCACGCAAGATGGCTTCCATGCCCACTCTGGCATCAATTTCTTCACGGCTTATACCGACCCGACCGGGGTGCTGACCTGTAGCAACGGCTCGATCGACTGTGAGACTGGCCGACCGGCGACATCGGTCACCTACACGATCGGAACCAGTCCGGCTGACCTGTTGAACGATCCGCTTTGGTATGCCGCCAAGTGGGGTGGTTTCGAAGAAGACGATCTCACAGTGGCGCAAGGTGGTGAGCGTCCGGTCGGCACGCCGGCACCAAACCAGATCCCGGACGAATCCTACGAATGGGATAAGGATAACGACGGTATACCCGACAGCTACTTCTATTCAACCAACCCGGCCGAACTCGAGACATCGCTGGCCGCCGTATTCCTCGACGTCTCGCGCTCGCAGGCATCGGCGTCGTCGACTGCGGCAAACTCGCAGCGTATCTCGACCGACACCACGATTTATCAGGCACGTTTCAGTAGCGCGAGCTGGACGGGCGAGCTGTTGGCCTACCCGGTTATCCCGTCGACCGGCTTCCTGAGTTCGACGCCATCGTGGGATGCGGGCGACAAGCTCGAAAGCGTGGCCTGGAATGCGCGAGAGATCATCACCAACAATCCGACATCCGGCGGTGTTCCGTTCGAATGGAGTTCGCTCAGTGCTACGCAGCAGGGATTGCTCAATACCAATCCTGACACGTTGGCCAGTGACAGTCTCGGTGAGGATCGTGTCGAGTACCTGCGCGGCAACAATGCGCTTGAAGTGCAGAACAGCGGAACCTTCCGCGACCGGCTGCGTAAGCTCGGCGACCTGATCAACTCTTCACCGGCGTATGTCGGCGACCCGAGCTTCGGCTACCCAAACTGGGTCGAGCGTTACGAGGATGCGAATAGTCCGAGCACGATTACCAACTCCTCTGCCGAGTCTTACGGTGACTTCAAAGCCAGGGTGCAGGCAATGCGCTCGGGCTCGGGGCGTGAGCCGATGCTGTACGTCGGTGGTAACGACGGCATGGTGCACGGCTTCGCAGCCGACCCCGACCCGGTTGTCGGCGGCAGCGAGCGAATTGCGTTCGTTCCGAACTCGGTGATGGCAGACCTCAACGAATTGACGTCGCCGAACTACAACCACCGCTACTATGTCGACGGTACGCCGACGACCGGCGATGTGATGTTCAGCGACAACAATTGGCACTCCATTCTGGTGGGTGGTCTGAACGGTGGCGGGCGAGGCATCTACGCACTCGATGTTACCGATCCGTCGAACTTCTCCGAGGGCAATGCAGCGAACCTGTTCCTCTGGGAGGTCGATCCTTCGGTCGCTGGTTTCGCCGATCTCGGCTACACCTACAGTCGCCCTGCTGTGGTCAAGAACCACAGCGGTGCGAATGCGTTCAACTACGAGTCCGGCGAAGGCAAATGGATCGTGGCATTCGGTAATGGTTATGCCAGTGCCTCGGGTAAAGCCGTGCTGTACATCGCCGACGCTCAGACGGGTGCGTACATCGATAGCGTGGTGGTCGATTCAAGCGGCAACAACGGTCTGTCGACGGTTTCGCCTGTCGATGTCGATGGCGATTACAAGATCGACGTAATCTATGCCGGCGACCTCAAGGGCAACCTGTGGAAATTCATCCCGGACGGGTCGATCAACGGCTGGAAGGCCGATTTCAACGGTGCGCCGCTGTTTGCCGCGCCGGCAGACCCTTCCACTACGATCAATCCGACAAATGTGGATCCGCAGTCGATCACGATGCGGATCGAGGTCGGCCGTCATCCGGTCGGTCTGCCTGGCGTCATGGTGTACTTCGGTACCGGTTCCTACTTCAAGGTGGGTGACAACGTCGGTAACTCGGATACGCAGTCGGTTTACGGTATCTGGGACGTTTGGGACAAGTGTTACGGCAACACCGGCGGGCGTCTGACGCGTTGCGGCTCCAACTACTCGAAGGTTGTAGGCGCCAGCACTGTCACGCCACCAGTTACACCGGCAATCACTCGCGACAATCTGTTGAAGCAGTGCGTTACGGGTACTGACGGCGTCACTTGTCTGTCGAAGCGTACCGCTGCTGGTCAGCCGGACGCCTCAACCGGGTTGGTGAGCTCCTATGACATTCGTGTGGTTTCGAATAACCAGCTCACTACGTGGGATTGGAGTGCGTCGCGCGGCGACATGGGGTGGTACCTGGATCTGCCGGACTTCGGCGAGAAGCAGGTTACCCGCCACATTCTTCGTGGAGGCCGCCTGATCTTCGTTTCGATCATTCCGTCCGACCATGCGTGTGAAGACGGTGGTGAGAGTTGGCTGATGGAACTCGATGCCGCCACCGGTGGACGGTTCGACTACCCGGTGTTCGACCTGAATGGCGATGGCGTGTTCGATTCGCAAGACAATCTGGGGTCATCGGCAGGTTCTGCGGGTATCCCGGTGTCGGGTAAGAAATCGAAAGAAGGTATTACCCAGCCGCCGAGCATTGTTTCGAGCGAAGACGGTACGAAAGAGTTCAAGTACGCCAGTGGTTCGAAAGGCGGCGTCGAAGTTACCACCGAATCGCCGAGTGGTGAGACGCGAGGCCGTAAATCTTGGATCCGTCTGCAGTAAAGGAGCTGCGAGATGATGAAACAGAAAGGTTTGACGCTGGTGGAGCTCATGGTAGTGGTGGCCGTTATGGCCATCATTGCCGCGATTGCCTACCCGCTGTATACCAACCAGACGCAAAAGACGCGTCGCGCAGACGCCAAGGTGGCGTTGGAATCGGTCGCCATGGCCCAGGAGCGCTTTTACTCCATCAACGGCCAGTACACGGGCAACCTAGCATCGCTACAAGTGTCGAGCGAGCTCAGGAACAACAGTAAGTCTGATCAGGGTTACTACGATGTTTCGATCGGCGGATTGGGTGCGGATAACCAAGCGTTTACGGTCACTGCGGTTGCCGATAGCGGCGCGGCGCAGGCAAACGACTCGGATTGCCCGCAGTT
This window encodes:
- a CDS encoding PilW family protein, whose amino-acid sequence is MSLRFKQKGLTLVELMISVALSLLLLAGVMVLFSGNKTSHRMQEGMSTLQDSGRYAVTAIKRDINAAGFGGCISSSQDPILIAASPLPYVREYRDGQLVAGENDVSGRTIEGEPVTDGTDVLQIRGPLGSAVFYVKQRVSAIPPIVVQGDASAFATGDYLVVSDCVHTEIFKASSVSVTTGPPASTTIAHASSHNDRGGIFQTKMGSDSVVMRLSTHTYFIAPSSWTNASGATVLSLYRATGDGSPDELLQGVEDMQVTYGIDSNGDGGVDSFRDAASVTDWTQVASVNVSLLVNSVDNASDTLASYRYSPVGSAAITPSNTADRLMRQEFTAVLTARNNLM
- a CDS encoding pilus assembly protein produces the protein MDRLKRGIVAAMGMGYALVSSNTAFAVAPSSLSQVPLFLVTSAEAQVMLNMSNDHQLFYKAYDDWSDVDSDGAIDITYDHSIDYYGYFDSYKCYSYSSGSSRFEPAAVTSDKYCGSVSGDWSGNFLNWATMSRIDTVRKILFGGLRSTDSAALTVLERAYLPGDAHSFAKYYAGGTSEIRKLTPFNVSEITLCNTTYARNGDSEDRTEPPLIRVADGNFALWAANERHQCHWDNHSELQSDIFNSPNPNTNNGNDPATTGLNADADNPDWANDRLGSGDYVVRVEACRTGLIGQEKCKVYPDGNSKPIGLLQEYGDDGQIHFGLMTGSFQRNKSGGTLRKNIGSMTDEINVTTNGTFKAAPAAGNIIAALSSLRVSGYDHDPGYYNSSDNCSWGLSSFPNGRCTNWGNPQSEIFLESLRYFAGRSPDFNANDSSYINGLVTASSWSDPLGAANYCAPLNIIQFNASVTSYDGDDLGGVSDLASLSSLDTWTDKVGTGESIAGGSFFLGEGTSVSDGICTAKSLSNLSDARGICPEAPRLEGGFDIAGLAHYARTTSIRTDISDTDGNTADIMVKTYGVTLSPAVPKIEVPVPGATGQIVTILPACRNESIGGNCAIVDFKVVQPHTETSPGVYEGKFYVNWEDSEQGGDYDQDMAGVLSYVATSSTIEVTTAAFADSTPNLMAFGYIIGGTTQDGFHAHSGINFFTAYTDPTGVLTCSNGSIDCETGRPATSVTYTIGTSPADLLNDPLWYAAKWGGFEEDDLTVAQGGERPVGTPAPNQIPDESYEWDKDNDGIPDSYFYSTNPAELETSLAAVFLDVSRSQASASSTAANSQRISTDTTIYQARFSSASWTGELLAYPVIPSTGFLSSTPSWDAGDKLESVAWNAREIITNNPTSGGVPFEWSSLSATQQGLLNTNPDTLASDSLGEDRVEYLRGNNALEVQNSGTFRDRLRKLGDLINSSPAYVGDPSFGYPNWVERYEDANSPSTITNSSAESYGDFKARVQAMRSGSGREPMLYVGGNDGMVHGFAADPDPVVGGSERIAFVPNSVMADLNELTSPNYNHRYYVDGTPTTGDVMFSDNNWHSILVGGLNGGGRGIYALDVTDPSNFSEGNAANLFLWEVDPSVAGFADLGYTYSRPAVVKNHSGANAFNYESGEGKWIVAFGNGYASASGKAVLYIADAQTGAYIDSVVVDSSGNNGLSTVSPVDVDGDYKIDVIYAGDLKGNLWKFIPDGSINGWKADFNGAPLFAAPADPSTTINPTNVDPQSITMRIEVGRHPVGLPGVMVYFGTGSYFKVGDNVGNSDTQSVYGIWDVWDKCYGNTGGRLTRCGSNYSKVVGASTVTPPVTPAITRDNLLKQCVTGTDGVTCLSKRTAAGQPDASTGLVSSYDIRVVSNNQLTTWDWSASRGDMGWYLDLPDFGEKQVTRHILRGGRLIFVSIIPSDHACEDGGESWLMELDAATGGRFDYPVFDLNGDGVFDSQDNLGSSAGSAGIPVSGKKSKEGITQPPSIVSSEDGTKEFKYASGSKGGVEVTTESPSGETRGRKSWIRLQ
- a CDS encoding GspH/FimT family pseudopilin produces the protein MKSRQQGLTLIELMVTLAVAIVLVAVGMPLFTGVAANNRATTQSNSLLAAVRLARSEALRRSTDVSLCPTANPTAASPTCTGNTNDWNGGWTVYYVDSATATTEHIRIQQALDGNPTITSDTSPVIRFDSTGAAALPVANLPWSVSLSFAETTGVQSRCISVNNAGQIRMRRYDPGNGETCP
- the pilV gene encoding type IV pilus modification protein PilV, coding for MSVNKMVNKQSGFTLLEVLVAMIVLSIGLLGLSGLQTTSVRSNHSAFLRSQATTLSMDIMDRMRANRDGAIAGSYNIAYATTATSPGCNLNCSNGQVAQRDLFQWRSFVERLPGGESEVDVTATGVAEVKIRWFDARDGNKLEVKMRSSV
- a CDS encoding type IV pilin protein, whose product is MMKQKGLTLVELMVVVAVMAIIAAIAYPLYTNQTQKTRRADAKVALESVAMAQERFYSINGQYTGNLASLQVSSELRNNSKSDQGYYDVSIGGLGADNQAFTVTAVADSGAAQANDSDCPQFTLNHQGVKDATNTKCW
- a CDS encoding pilus assembly PilX family protein → MKGSITSITKTMAKQRGAVLIVALVLLLVLTILGTAGIQNTLITERMSGNYRDVAIAFESAEAGLRSGEVRIADASAFGALAFDGSDGSWDITDDQQGVNPLEASTTFPINTDSSEIPENSGGASYYLERLPATKDPDSSLVVGFQDQPQPEHYYRVTSRGTGLTPAADVVLQSTYFR